From Candidatus Omnitrophota bacterium, one genomic window encodes:
- a CDS encoding flippase, with product MSIARKIARNSGAIIAGYIAENILNFALFVSLARYFGKDGFGKISFLAVFFFFFSSTDNLLIRPILVREMSRDKGNSPVIIGNGLIIRLLFAFVSVIALWIAVWAARSPFDVVQLAFFTSISLIMASLGSSYETIFEVNFRIWYFKLISLIILAATLLGLYIVIYLKAGLLHFYVLSLILSFAAFGFIRHYAGKLIRPEFRIDLKLWKLIFQESWPLLLTALFIFIYHRIDQVLLLRFRGAQEVGAYAAAVKLAEMLSIIPVALKVSILPLMSAYFRDCPEKITRIYRASFKYLLFLIIPLAVWGSIFSGRIISLIYGAEFAASGPALSILIWAEVFVFIGVVNNAILIATNKQILDPVFTGTSAAVNLILNLVLIPKYGFVGAAAGSLFSYAVGPVMGYFIKTTRPYSGSMLYYSLRPLCGSLVMFLCVYPLREMFWISVLVSPVIYLPVMYIIKGIDKEDVRMIRSLIPAFNKYAE from the coding sequence ATGTCTATAGCGCGAAAAATAGCTCGGAACAGCGGCGCGATCATCGCAGGGTATATCGCCGAAAATATACTGAATTTTGCATTATTCGTTTCTCTGGCCAGGTATTTCGGCAAGGACGGTTTCGGGAAAATATCCTTCTTGGCGGTTTTCTTTTTCTTTTTCAGTTCAACCGATAACCTTTTGATCAGGCCTATCCTGGTCCGGGAAATGTCCCGGGATAAGGGGAACTCCCCGGTTATTATCGGTAACGGGCTGATCATCAGGCTTTTGTTCGCGTTTGTTTCCGTTATTGCCCTGTGGATAGCTGTATGGGCCGCTAGATCTCCGTTTGATGTGGTGCAGCTCGCTTTTTTTACTTCCATAAGCCTGATAATGGCCTCGTTGGGCAGCTCATATGAAACTATCTTTGAAGTTAATTTCCGGATCTGGTATTTTAAACTGATCAGCCTTATAATACTGGCTGCTACCTTGCTTGGGCTTTATATTGTGATTTATTTAAAGGCCGGCTTGCTGCATTTTTATGTATTATCCCTTATTTTGTCTTTTGCCGCATTTGGGTTTATCAGGCATTACGCCGGCAAATTGATCAGGCCGGAATTCAGGATCGATCTCAAGTTATGGAAATTGATATTTCAGGAGTCCTGGCCGCTGCTTTTGACAGCGCTATTTATCTTTATTTACCATCGTATCGACCAGGTGTTGCTTTTACGCTTCAGAGGGGCGCAAGAGGTGGGGGCTTACGCGGCCGCGGTAAAATTAGCCGAGATGTTAAGCATTATCCCGGTTGCTTTGAAGGTATCCATATTGCCGTTAATGTCCGCCTACTTCAGGGATTGTCCGGAAAAGATCACCAGGATCTACCGGGCGAGTTTTAAATACCTGTTATTTTTGATAATCCCGTTAGCGGTCTGGGGGAGCATTTTCTCCGGCAGGATAATATCTCTCATTTACGGGGCGGAATTCGCCGCGTCCGGACCCGCATTATCCATTCTTATCTGGGCTGAGGTTTTTGTTTTTATCGGGGTGGTCAATAACGCTATTTTGATCGCTACCAATAAACAGATACTCGATCCGGTCTTTACCGGTACTTCTGCTGCCGTGAATTTGATCTTAAACCTGGTCCTGATCCCTAAATACGGTTTTGTCGGCGCAGCCGCCGGCAGCCTGTTCTCGTATGCCGTAGGCCCGGTAATGGGATATTTCATCAAAACCACCCGGCCTTATTCGGGATCTATGTTATACTATTCGCTAAGGCCGCTTTGCGGCTCGTTGGTGATGTTTTTGTGCGTGTATCCTCTGCGGGAGATGTTCTGGATATCCGTGCTGGTTTCCCCGGTCATTTATCTGCCGGTAATGTATATCATCAAGGGTATCGATAAAGAAGACGTGCGGATGATCAGATCATTGATCCCGGCGTTCAATAAATATGCCGAATAA
- a CDS encoding glycosyltransferase — MIDPVFAGVIIPVYNDKDNFKICLAALCAQTYPRDKFEIMIIDDGSTDGLGEWLESYRKPAGLDIKYFYQKNKGPSSARNLGIKYSRGDILAFIDSDCVPQKDWLEEVLRGYASDNVAGAGGVIEALPTGSKVSRYCAYVKMNRTPKIDPGGIAYLITGNASFRRDCLIAAGGFDERFDFPGGEEPDLCYRLKQKGYIFQFNHKAVVYNAHKQNLSEFTRTYFNYGKGQSFLMARKMSKWDLVSVSRLKWPFYFLKMLVKLFFIFIANLKTILRFIKIPFYGLYYYGKGLSIADSFRYAIYDYLKSVFFVLGCFCGYFIGKFRGFKRT, encoded by the coding sequence ATGATTGATCCTGTTTTTGCCGGGGTTATAATACCGGTATATAACGATAAGGATAATTTTAAAATATGCCTGGCGGCATTATGCGCGCAGACTTATCCGCGGGATAAATTTGAGATAATGATCATCGACGACGGATCGACTGACGGGCTGGGGGAATGGCTCGAGTCTTACCGCAAACCGGCGGGTTTGGATATAAAATATTTTTATCAAAAGAACAAAGGGCCTTCGTCCGCCCGGAATCTGGGTATAAAATATTCCCGCGGGGATATACTGGCGTTCATCGACTCCGATTGCGTCCCGCAGAAAGACTGGCTGGAAGAGGTCCTGAGGGGATACGCGTCGGATAATGTGGCAGGGGCCGGCGGCGTGATCGAGGCCCTGCCTACAGGCTCAAAGGTAAGCCGGTATTGCGCTTATGTGAAAATGAACCGGACTCCTAAGATAGATCCCGGAGGGATAGCTTATTTGATAACCGGTAACGCTTCTTTTCGCCGGGATTGCCTTATCGCGGCAGGAGGTTTTGATGAACGCTTTGATTTTCCCGGCGGCGAAGAGCCGGATTTATGTTATCGCCTGAAGCAAAAAGGTTATATCTTCCAATTTAACCATAAAGCGGTGGTGTATAACGCACACAAGCAGAACTTATCGGAATTTACGCGGACTTATTTCAATTATGGCAAAGGCCAGTCTTTTTTAATGGCTCGAAAAATGTCGAAGTGGGACCTGGTATCTGTTTCAAGGCTGAAATGGCCGTTTTATTTCTTAAAGATGCTCGTAAAATTGTTTTTTATCTTTATAGCCAATCTAAAAACGATCCTTCGGTTCATCAAGATACCGTTCTACGGATTATATTATTACGGCAAAGGCCTAAGTATCGCGGATAGTTTCAGGTATGCCATATACGATTATCTTAAGTCGGTTTTTTTTGTCCTAGGCTGTTTCTGCGGGTATTTTATAGGAAAATTCCGGGGTTTTAAACGAACGTGA
- a CDS encoding glycosyltransferase, translating into MEKVSLYIPCYNAQRYLKRCLDSVVRQTYKIDEILVVDDGSTDSTMAIAGDYPVRVISHNRNKGLAAARNTAFRESRNEFVAALDADCAASAEWLAELMRCFTEGDVSGIAGRLLEKNTSGLADKWRARHMKQSWGEDILYDPPFLYGNNSVFRKSAVIKAGLYNEGFKTNYEDIDLSERIYKCGLRMAYNPLAVVGHLRQDKVISVLRSFWVRQCYYRKYNELREKGILREIAMRIGGLSDYVDISEIFFREDYANDDYGLLAVDSWLVFYCFWEDMKYLFKRFYSPGALPYD; encoded by the coding sequence ATGGAAAAGGTAAGCTTATATATCCCCTGTTATAACGCCCAAAGGTATTTAAAAAGATGCCTGGACAGCGTTGTGCGGCAGACCTATAAGATCGACGAGATACTGGTTGTTGACGACGGCTCGACTGACAGCACGATGGCGATCGCCGGGGATTACCCGGTAAGGGTGATCAGCCATAACCGGAATAAGGGCCTGGCTGCGGCCAGGAATACCGCTTTTCGGGAGTCGCGCAATGAATTCGTCGCCGCGTTGGACGCCGATTGCGCCGCTTCTGCGGAATGGCTGGCGGAATTAATGCGCTGTTTTACCGAAGGGGATGTCTCCGGGATTGCAGGCAGGCTTTTGGAAAAAAATACATCCGGCCTGGCGGATAAATGGCGGGCCCGGCACATGAAGCAGTCTTGGGGTGAAGATATTCTTTATGACCCGCCGTTCTTATACGGGAATAACAGCGTTTTCAGGAAAAGCGCGGTCATAAAAGCCGGCCTGTATAATGAGGGATTCAAAACTAATTACGAGGATATTGATCTCTCTGAAAGGATATATAAATGCGGTTTGCGGATGGCGTACAATCCCCTGGCGGTTGTCGGGCATTTGCGCCAAGATAAGGTCATATCCGTTTTGCGCAGTTTCTGGGTAAGGCAGTGTTATTACCGCAAATATAACGAGCTCCGGGAAAAAGGCATATTAAGGGAGATCGCCATGCGCATCGGTGGCTTATCCGATTACGTGGATATCTCCGAGATCTTTTTCCGGGAGGATTACGCCAATGATGATTATGGCCTTTTGGCGGTAGATTCCTGGTTGGTTTTTTATTGTTTTTGGGAGGATATGAAATATCTGTTCAAAAGGTTTTATTCGCCTGGAGCGTTGCCGTATGATTGA
- a CDS encoding glycosyltransferase family 4 protein, translated as MRIAFIGTRGFFSRYGGVEIAVHDTACRLAERGHEIIVYCRPDGTTANHPLPENIRLIYIPTLNTKYLGAFIHALLSSLHVLFIKADIVHYQALGPSFFSFLPRLSGKKTVVTIHSLDWKRKKWNAFARSFLKLCEFTAVFFPNKTITVSRTLKKYYESRFGKKARYIPNAVSTPEISTGPGFKQRDIILFTGRLVPEKRVDCLIRAYNDIRPDMDLVIAGGPGSDPKYAFYLRDIAAGNDKIKFPGRVGAGQLDDLYRRAYIFVLPSEVEGSPLSLLEAMSYGVCPVTADIPECAEIAGDAAVYFRPGDHIDLRDKIKSLIDASSVCAEKGAVARTRAAENYRWEGVIDALAGLYVSLKRP; from the coding sequence ATGAGGATCGCTTTTATCGGGACACGGGGTTTTTTCAGCAGGTATGGCGGGGTGGAGATAGCGGTCCATGATACCGCCTGTCGTTTGGCTGAAAGGGGCCACGAAATAATCGTTTATTGCCGGCCTGATGGGACAACGGCAAATCATCCTTTACCGGAAAATATCCGGTTGATCTATATCCCCACGCTTAACACTAAATACCTCGGCGCTTTTATCCACGCGCTGCTTTCCAGCCTGCATGTTTTGTTCATTAAGGCGGATATTGTGCATTATCAGGCATTAGGCCCGTCTTTTTTTTCTTTTCTGCCCAGATTGTCCGGCAAAAAGACCGTAGTAACAATACACTCCTTGGATTGGAAGAGAAAAAAGTGGAATGCCTTCGCCAGATCATTCTTAAAACTCTGCGAATTCACGGCGGTCTTTTTTCCGAATAAGACCATAACCGTGTCCCGGACACTCAAGAAATATTATGAATCCCGGTTCGGAAAGAAGGCCCGCTATATCCCTAACGCGGTTAGTACCCCGGAAATATCGACCGGCCCCGGGTTCAAGCAAAGGGATATAATACTTTTTACCGGAAGGCTTGTCCCGGAAAAACGTGTCGATTGCCTGATCCGGGCTTATAACGATATCCGCCCGGATATGGACCTGGTTATCGCCGGGGGGCCCGGCTCCGACCCTAAATACGCTTTTTACCTGCGTGATATCGCGGCGGGGAATGATAAAATAAAATTTCCGGGCCGGGTCGGCGCCGGTCAACTTGATGATCTATATCGACGGGCTTATATTTTTGTCCTCCCGTCCGAGGTTGAAGGCTCGCCGCTGTCTTTGCTGGAGGCGATGAGCTACGGGGTTTGCCCGGTCACCGCGGATATCCCTGAATGCGCCGAGATCGCCGGAGACGCGGCGGTGTATTTCAGGCCCGGAGACCATATTGACCTAAGAGACAAGATCAAATCACTTATCGATGCCTCATCTGTTTGCGCGGAGAAAGGGGCGGTAGCCAGGACGAGGGCGGCTGAAAATTACAGATGGGAAGGCGTGATCGACGCGCTGGCCGGTTTATACGTTTCGCTTAAAAGGCCGTAA
- a CDS encoding B12-binding domain-containing radical SAM protein, which produces MKTVCGDDQVEALFLVPPAQLNKKKLSVDRLYGCNYGFDYKTPLHLLQSATALRDKGCNVRFLDCPAEGYDLKKFAGFISRQKRLGLVVFFTVWLSSQEDIAAARIISDLAKGVNIVFIGPYPTWQPELFLKKDNYFVVRAEPEQALVELARGLKEDEPVSGVKNVSFSGKAGIQHNPSRELLVLDELPIPDRRLLQGSYSFNRLNSFPATAACFSRGCTFKCSYCAPQAGDQSVELEYQKNSREKPPLRSRSVENMIREFHDIHSLGYKGVEICDNQFVWDKKKVIAVCEGIKGLGLEWICCARADHLKDKPMLLAMREAGCRLVYTGTESFDQRILDDTGKDMAVEDALKAVKLLRECGIEPEISVLFGASGLETESSLRYSVKEARKLKTRFIHYSVAMPLPNTRLYRTARQKGWLKNDFSPEDNIRAGLLDLPLISARKLKSMVRGCYLRQYLSFGFICSQVFAPGFFRKFWPRLSALKKLITYIFSPS; this is translated from the coding sequence ATGAAGACTGTTTGCGGTGATGATCAGGTTGAGGCGTTATTTCTTGTCCCTCCGGCCCAGCTGAATAAAAAGAAACTCAGCGTTGACCGGCTATACGGGTGTAATTACGGGTTCGATTATAAAACCCCGCTGCACCTTTTGCAATCAGCGACTGCGCTCCGGGATAAAGGCTGTAATGTCCGGTTCCTTGATTGCCCTGCCGAGGGGTATGACTTAAAAAAGTTCGCCGGATTCATCTCCAGGCAGAAGCGTTTGGGGTTGGTTGTTTTCTTCACGGTCTGGCTTTCCAGCCAGGAGGATATCGCGGCTGCGCGGATCATCTCGGATCTTGCCAAAGGGGTTAACATTGTTTTTATCGGGCCGTATCCTACCTGGCAGCCGGAATTATTCCTTAAAAAAGATAATTATTTCGTGGTCAGGGCAGAGCCGGAACAGGCCCTGGTCGAATTGGCGCGGGGATTAAAAGAAGATGAGCCGGTCAGCGGGGTAAAGAATGTGTCTTTTTCCGGAAAGGCCGGCATTCAGCATAATCCCAGCAGGGAATTGTTGGTTCTGGACGAACTGCCTATTCCTGACCGCCGGCTTTTGCAAGGCAGTTATTCTTTTAACCGGCTCAACAGCTTTCCGGCTACTGCCGCGTGTTTTTCCCGGGGGTGTACCTTTAAATGCTCTTACTGCGCGCCGCAGGCAGGCGATCAATCCGTGGAATTGGAATATCAAAAGAATTCCCGGGAAAAACCGCCTTTGCGATCGCGCAGTGTTGAGAATATGATCCGCGAATTCCATGATATCCATTCATTGGGTTATAAAGGGGTAGAGATATGCGACAACCAGTTTGTCTGGGATAAGAAAAAAGTTATCGCTGTTTGCGAAGGGATCAAGGGCCTCGGCCTGGAATGGATCTGCTGCGCCAGGGCGGATCACTTGAAGGATAAGCCGATGCTTTTGGCAATGCGTGAAGCCGGATGCCGGCTGGTTTATACGGGCACAGAGTCGTTTGACCAGCGGATATTGGATGATACAGGCAAAGATATGGCGGTGGAAGATGCTTTGAAAGCGGTAAAATTATTGCGCGAGTGCGGGATCGAGCCTGAGATATCCGTTTTATTCGGCGCCTCCGGCTTGGAAACAGAATCCAGCCTGCGTTACAGCGTTAAAGAGGCGAGAAAGCTTAAGACGCGGTTCATCCATTACAGCGTCGCTATGCCTTTGCCGAATACACGCTTATACAGGACCGCGCGGCAGAAGGGCTGGCTTAAGAATGATTTTTCGCCTGAGGATAACATAAGAGCCGGGTTGCTGGATCTGCCGCTGATCAGCGCGCGAAAACTCAAGTCGATGGTCAGGGGATGTTATCTTCGCCAATATCTGTCTTTTGGGTTCATCTGCAGCCAGGTTTTCGCCCCGGGTTTTTTTCGAAAGTTTTGGCCCAGGCTAAGCGCTTTAAAAAAATTGATAACCTATATATTCAGCCCATCGTAA
- a CDS encoding glycosyltransferase: protein MCNKFNFIKGGAERYLFDLKDGLRKMGHTLIDFSVSSDRNEYSEYSAYFAQAKDYSSASIRDFIPNLQASLDFVYSFDAGRKISSLIDKCQPDIAHIHNIYHQISSSILHALRRKKVPVVMTLHDYKLICPNYSLFSKGKPCERCKGGRYYNALTRKCLRNSFGASLLACLEMYMTKALRIYEDSVDLFIAPSRFIMDKAIEFGVDERKLRYLPYAIGLEQFNRVGKNGEYILYFGDVSDKKGVALLLQCAREIGDVPIKIAGDGPDKDKYRNYCLAQGLKNVEFLGYMSRPDLAAAIRNALFVVVPSLWPEVCGLTIYESFACAKCVIAADIGGIPEFIEDKVTGLLFRPADQRDLLEKMRYLLHSPEERERLGDNACRKISGFNDRNKHYQELTRIYEDCLR, encoded by the coding sequence ATGTGTAACAAATTTAACTTTATTAAAGGCGGGGCCGAGAGGTATCTGTTCGACCTGAAGGACGGCCTGCGTAAAATGGGGCACACCCTGATCGATTTTTCGGTTTCCAGCGACAGAAATGAATACTCCGAATATTCCGCTTATTTCGCGCAGGCGAAGGATTATTCGAGCGCCTCCATCCGGGATTTTATCCCCAATCTTCAGGCAAGCCTTGATTTTGTTTATTCATTTGACGCCGGGCGCAAGATCAGCTCTTTGATCGATAAATGCCAGCCGGACATCGCCCATATCCACAATATCTACCATCAGATATCCTCGTCAATACTGCATGCCTTGCGCCGGAAGAAGGTCCCGGTGGTCATGACCCTGCATGACTATAAGCTGATCTGCCCGAATTACTCTTTGTTCAGTAAGGGCAAACCCTGCGAAAGATGCAAGGGGGGCAGGTATTATAACGCCTTGACCCGCAAATGCCTGCGGAATTCCTTCGGGGCAAGTTTGCTGGCTTGCCTGGAGATGTATATGACCAAGGCGCTGCGGATCTATGAAGATTCGGTTGATCTGTTCATCGCGCCCTCGCGGTTCATCATGGATAAAGCTATAGAATTCGGCGTAGATGAACGGAAGCTCAGGTATTTGCCTTACGCGATAGGCCTGGAACAGTTCAACCGTGTTGGAAAAAACGGGGAATATATATTATATTTCGGCGATGTTTCCGATAAAAAAGGCGTAGCCCTTCTTTTGCAGTGCGCCCGGGAAATAGGCGATGTGCCGATAAAAATAGCGGGCGACGGTCCGGATAAAGATAAATACCGGAATTATTGCTTAGCTCAGGGACTGAAGAACGTGGAGTTCCTGGGTTATATGTCCAGGCCGGACCTGGCGGCGGCTATCCGCAATGCCCTTTTTGTGGTCGTGCCTTCATTGTGGCCCGAGGTCTGCGGCTTAACGATCTATGAATCTTTTGCCTGCGCTAAATGCGTGATCGCGGCGGATATAGGAGGGATCCCGGAATTCATCGAAGATAAGGTCACGGGATTATTGTTCCGGCCGGCGGATCAGCGTGACCTGCTGGAGAAGATGCGCTATCTTTTGCATTCCCCCGAAGAGCGCGAGCGGCTCGGAGATAATGCCTGCCGGAAAATCTCCGGGTTTAACGACCGGAACAAACATTATCAGGAATTGACCAGGATATATGAAGACTGTTTGCGGTGA